In the Longimicrobium sp. genome, one interval contains:
- a CDS encoding Gfo/Idh/MocA family oxidoreductase: MTGRDTAAHDPLRVGLIGYGLAGSAFHAPLIAATAGMRLAFVVTSSADRARQAREEHPGVRILASAEEMWSRAAELDLAVVASPNRTHVPLARAALQAGLAVVVDKPLAATSAEARALVDEARSRGRLLSVFQNRRWDGDFLTLRRLLAEGALGDVHRFESRFERWRPTPKQGWREHGDPADAGGVLYDLGSHLIDQALVLFGPARHVYAELDRRRPGVEVDDDAFVDLTHASGVRSHLWMSSVSADDNGRFRVLGSRAAYVKHHLDVQESILRAGGRPGAADWGEEPPEHWGRLGAGEQWEPVPTARGNYPAYYAAIAAALRAGTPPPVDPTDAIAVLKIIEAARRSAAERHVVTLGS; encoded by the coding sequence ATGACCGGGCGCGACACGGCGGCGCACGACCCGCTGCGCGTCGGGCTGATCGGCTACGGGCTCGCGGGATCGGCCTTCCACGCGCCGCTGATCGCCGCGACGGCGGGGATGCGGCTCGCGTTCGTCGTCACCTCCAGCGCCGACCGTGCGCGCCAGGCCCGCGAGGAGCATCCCGGCGTCCGGATCCTCGCCTCCGCGGAGGAGATGTGGAGCCGCGCGGCGGAGCTGGACCTCGCCGTCGTCGCGTCTCCCAACCGCACGCACGTTCCGCTCGCGCGCGCGGCGCTGCAGGCGGGGCTCGCCGTGGTCGTCGACAAGCCCCTCGCGGCCACCTCCGCCGAGGCGCGCGCGCTGGTCGACGAAGCACGCTCGCGGGGCCGCCTCCTCTCCGTCTTCCAGAACCGCCGCTGGGACGGCGACTTCCTCACCCTCCGCCGCCTCCTGGCCGAGGGCGCGCTGGGCGACGTCCACCGCTTCGAGTCGCGCTTCGAGCGCTGGCGCCCGACGCCCAAGCAGGGCTGGCGCGAGCACGGCGACCCAGCCGATGCCGGCGGCGTGCTCTACGACCTGGGGAGCCACCTCATCGACCAGGCGCTCGTCCTCTTCGGCCCCGCACGCCACGTCTACGCCGAGCTGGACCGCCGCCGTCCGGGCGTGGAGGTGGATGACGATGCCTTCGTCGACCTCACCCACGCATCCGGTGTCCGCTCGCACCTGTGGATGAGCTCGGTCTCCGCGGACGACAACGGCCGGTTCCGCGTGCTCGGCAGCCGCGCCGCGTACGTGAAGCACCACCTCGACGTGCAGGAATCCATCCTCCGCGCCGGCGGCCGACCCGGCGCCGCCGATTGGGGCGAGGAGCCCCCCGAGCACTGGGGGCGCCTCGGCGCCGGTGAGCAGTGGGAGCCCGTCCCCACCGCGCGCGGCAACTATCCCGCTTACTACGCCGCCATCGCCGCCGCCCTCCGCGCCGGCACCCCGCCCCCCGTCGATCCCACCGACGCCATCGCCGTCCTCAAGATCATCGAAGCCGCCAGACGATCTGCGGCGGAGCGGCACGTCGTCACCCTCGGTTCGTAG
- a CDS encoding protein-arginine deiminase family protein, producing MDGLMGLLGALGEASRFFLFTPVPILPCQQQAGMGTLQILVRDPVKANAPVVVAWVTVTASDGSTAVDHTDQHGTTRVMRILPGTYRVSAQCLWHLPDPSPEVEVTVREGQHTAATIDLEELRFYLHVDADRDGVTDAARSRGTAWTWGAGGRGAVVLCNNDDDNAKGSADNANAVVDGAADVPELAVLRVRAHGSAQDPPESWNMTLGIPGALRARFRIFDSTGAAANEVVGSATGAAYRRSLRGHGTVDYGMEAVSYAQDGFDGLVDVTLEVRKHTGEDGEARRRDPAYTSAARLRVAPWIMPTHADRAETVYVAEFDENLDARGRLAACLDAAGPALHMHPVEGDRWMQDCMEIGYTNSPGARIDAVVRARRGQALADFPETLRGADFGYVGDFAAANQRRGTDFDGMGNLEVTPPCRAADGTVFPLGRIYYGHGTAEHPFDPQVLSFLRAQVVQRPFAIDTSWLRVGHADEMITFVPYAAGPDHRKWKALIASPRRAYQILDGANPDAVMLRGVTVGVLTSSGRVSTPMEMTVNQFLNAVALMADVESPYGLPANHLSGAALRAWNTRVQARIDQVLAILEAEIGLDRVADVIEVPVIFHPENEHWNRAGAGAWDIGDAVAVATSGDMVNMLVVNGTCIVPEARGPVDPDSNVDLFQDWLENALVDAGLGTLWIDCWEPYHEHHGEIHCGTNTLRRPADVAGWLANDPRARWWSFAG from the coding sequence ATGGACGGCCTGATGGGGCTCCTGGGCGCGCTGGGCGAGGCCTCGCGGTTCTTCCTGTTCACGCCCGTACCGATCCTTCCCTGCCAGCAGCAGGCGGGCATGGGAACGCTGCAGATCCTGGTGCGCGACCCGGTGAAGGCCAACGCCCCGGTGGTGGTGGCGTGGGTCACGGTCACCGCGAGCGACGGATCGACCGCGGTGGATCACACCGACCAGCACGGCACCACGCGGGTGATGCGCATCCTTCCCGGCACCTACCGCGTGTCGGCGCAGTGCCTGTGGCACCTGCCCGATCCGTCGCCCGAGGTGGAGGTGACGGTGCGCGAGGGGCAGCACACCGCCGCCACCATCGACCTCGAGGAGCTGCGCTTCTATCTGCACGTGGACGCCGACCGCGACGGCGTGACCGACGCCGCGCGCAGCCGCGGCACGGCGTGGACCTGGGGCGCCGGCGGACGGGGCGCCGTGGTGCTCTGCAACAACGACGACGACAACGCCAAGGGAAGCGCCGACAACGCCAACGCCGTGGTCGACGGCGCGGCCGACGTGCCGGAGCTGGCGGTGCTGCGGGTGCGCGCCCACGGGAGCGCGCAGGACCCGCCGGAGAGCTGGAACATGACGCTCGGCATCCCGGGCGCGCTGCGCGCGCGCTTCCGCATCTTCGACTCCACCGGCGCGGCGGCCAACGAGGTGGTGGGGAGCGCCACCGGCGCGGCGTACCGCCGCTCGCTGCGCGGCCACGGCACCGTGGACTACGGGATGGAGGCGGTCTCGTACGCGCAGGACGGCTTCGACGGCCTGGTGGACGTGACGCTGGAGGTGCGCAAGCACACCGGCGAAGACGGCGAGGCCCGGCGCCGCGACCCCGCCTACACCTCGGCCGCGCGGCTGCGCGTGGCGCCCTGGATCATGCCCACGCACGCCGACCGGGCCGAAACCGTGTACGTGGCCGAGTTCGACGAGAACCTCGACGCGCGCGGCCGCCTGGCCGCCTGCCTGGACGCGGCCGGGCCTGCGCTGCACATGCACCCCGTCGAGGGCGACCGCTGGATGCAGGACTGCATGGAGATCGGCTACACCAACTCGCCGGGCGCGCGGATCGACGCCGTGGTGCGCGCCCGGCGTGGGCAGGCGCTCGCGGACTTTCCCGAAACGCTGCGCGGCGCCGACTTCGGCTACGTGGGCGACTTCGCCGCGGCGAACCAGAGGCGCGGCACCGACTTCGACGGGATGGGAAACCTGGAGGTCACGCCCCCCTGCCGGGCGGCCGACGGCACCGTGTTCCCCCTGGGCCGGATCTACTACGGCCACGGCACCGCCGAGCACCCCTTCGACCCGCAGGTGCTCTCCTTCCTGCGGGCCCAGGTGGTGCAGCGGCCCTTCGCCATCGACACCAGCTGGCTGCGCGTGGGGCACGCGGACGAGATGATCACCTTCGTGCCGTACGCCGCCGGGCCGGACCACCGCAAGTGGAAGGCGCTGATCGCCAGCCCGCGCCGCGCCTACCAGATCCTGGACGGGGCCAACCCGGACGCGGTGATGCTGCGCGGGGTGACGGTCGGCGTGCTGACGTCGTCGGGCAGGGTCAGCACGCCGATGGAGATGACGGTGAACCAGTTCCTGAACGCGGTGGCGCTCATGGCCGACGTCGAGAGCCCGTACGGCCTTCCCGCCAACCACCTCTCCGGCGCGGCGCTGCGGGCGTGGAACACGCGGGTGCAGGCGCGCATCGACCAGGTGCTCGCCATCCTCGAGGCGGAGATCGGGCTGGACCGCGTCGCCGACGTGATCGAGGTGCCCGTCATCTTCCACCCCGAGAACGAGCACTGGAACCGTGCAGGAGCCGGGGCGTGGGACATCGGCGACGCGGTGGCGGTAGCCACCTCGGGCGACATGGTGAACATGCTGGTGGTCAACGGCACGTGCATCGTTCCCGAGGCGCGCGGGCCGGTGGACCCGGACTCGAACGTGGACCTGTTCCAGGACTGGCTGGAGAATGCGCTGGTCGACGCGGGCCTGGGGACGCTCTGGATCGACTGCTGGGAGCCGTATCACGAGCACCACGGCGAGATCCACTGCGGCACCAACACGCTGCGCAGGCCGGCCGACGTGGCGGGGTGGCTGGCCAACGACCCGCGCGCCCGCTGGTGGAGCTTCGCCGGATGA